DNA sequence from the Malus domestica chromosome 06, GDT2T_hap1 genome:
CCAGAGGTGACACAAGCACACATGCATGGAAAAAAACACACATGACAAGAAGTAAACACTAATATTATGATTATCCCTACCTGACGAGCAACCTGTGCTAGTCGTCGACTGTCCCGAGATGATTTgagcaacaagcttgacttctgTGGCTCTAGAGAACCATTTTGTTCCTCGACTGTCTTCCTTTCCAAAGTGTCATTGTGAAGAAGGGACTTGCTTTCAGGGTTGTTTAGCGTGCCCTTCTTGCGCTTTCTGCAGAATGTATATTTGAGAAACTTATTGTTTTCAGGTTGACTAGTAGTGCCATCATCTAAATTGGATACTTTCGTATTTGACTTATGTAACGGATAATCTTTCTCAACATCTCTTTTGCATGCCAGAACCGCCAGACTCTCGGCAGAGACACATTCCTGCCCGGTCAATCTGGATTCTTCAACAAACGTTGTTGCCTTCTGACCACTATCATTTTCAGTAACATTAGCACATTCGGACCATGTACTCATTTCAGTTGTATCTGAGGGCAGTTTTGGGATTGAAATGGATGATGTGACTTTATGAATTTCATCTTCAGACTTCTTTGAAGCATTATCTGTGAGAACACTGCTATTGAGTGACGAAGCAGAAGTTCTAGAGCACGAGAAATCAGATACTTGGCGCATTTCCATCAACTGATGAGGATCAAGATACCTGCATGAGGGAGCTTTGCTTCTCCTAAATCTagctgctctctttctcttcttctggaAGGACCTAAAGGCAGGTGCTTGAATATGGCTACCATCTGCCTGCATCACTTTAAGTTCTTTTGGGTTCTCCTCTACCCCATTTGTATCATCACCATTCGGTTTAGGGGTTTTACGCAGATGTTCATCATCTCCTCTGATGATTGTTACATTCTTCCCATCATCAACAAGTCCGGAAAGAGAGAATTTTTCATCCAACAGGTTGCTTTCAAATGCACGAATTCTCTGAGTGCATCCATTTCTGTATAACTCAGGCTCTTTACTTCTCACTACTAGCGAGGCGAAATCAGGATTACAAACACAGTAATTATCCTTAAGAGAATCATACGTCCCATTCGAAATTGAATTCAATTGCGATGTTATTGACCCTCGAGCAGCAGTATTACCCTGTAAATTTTGCTCATCCGACTGTCTTGGATTGCTTCTCGCCTTCTCCAGTTGAGCCTGCACTTCACTCAACTCTTCCCTAAGCTCCTTCACTATATCCTCAGCTTCCTGCAGCTGGGCTTCGAGCTCGTCAATCTTTTCTTGTTGACTCAAAGACATCGTCTTTGCCTTGTCATCCTGAACACACGGCGAAATCAATCAAACCCTCGATTAATTTCATCAGTAAATTAACAACAAGCATGTCTTTTTCTCCAAGAAATCCCCTTTCAAATGAAAACATAATATAACAAGAAATCTAACCCGTAACCAAACAACAACTGATCATACGTCGTTGAGAAAAACACAACCTTAACCAAACAACAATTCACACTAACTCACTTCACAAAAACACAACTTTGACCAATCCCAACTGCAAAATCCACGTTACTCGATCAACATAAAATCAAGAACGGTCAAACCCGACATCCAAACAGACCAAAAATAAGCAATCCCATAGTCCCCATTTGAGACAAAACATGTTACCTTGGAATCCAACATTTGTTTGAGCCTGAGAAGCATCCGAAAGGCCTCGTCTTTCGCCGAAAAGAGCTCCCTCTGAAACCGCAGAGCTTTCCTCTCCGACACCACAATTCGCGACGCCGCCTCTTTCGCCGTGTCGAGGATTATCTCGGCGTACGCCTTCTTCAGCGCCGTCAATTTCTGATACCAAACCCAGAACCCAACAAACATAAATCAAACGAAATCCGACACCAAACCGAACGCATACAAGATCATagaaccaaaaaaagaaaaggtagTTAGTTCCGAAATTACAACCTCGGACTCGCCCATTTCCGTCAATGCATACACTCCCGACGCCGCCGCTGGCTTAAAACGAAGTCGTTTGCGAGTCCTGAGTAaaaacaaggaagaagaagaagaagacgcgGAGGTTTTTCTGTTTGCCCCCTCGCTTCGCAGCAGCTGTCCGTTGCGAACTGAATGTCTTTACCATATTACCAATTTGCCCTCGTTACCCTCCTTGAATTGCGGTGTTTGCCACGACCCCTCGGTGCGGTTTTTTTCGTTAGTCGCATTTTTCAGTTGCGACCTTTGAGGTTTGTGGGTCCCGCGCTATGGTTTCGGTCCCACTAGTGGTGACGTGGACGTCTAGTAGGCGCGAACGTGGAGATCGGACACGTGGCTGAATGACAGGCATTTGGGCTTGTTGTGGGAAAACATAACTGGTTTAAATTTGACCCGACCCACTAACTTACCCGCCTTCTTCCCCGTATTATCCACAACCAATTCCACGTGTCCTTCTTCAAGCTCAGTCTTTCCCACCCGCTCTCCTCGTCTGCTATCTC
Encoded proteins:
- the LOC103437769 gene encoding uncharacterized protein; protein product: MGESEKLTALKKAYAEIILDTAKEAASRIVVSERKALRFQRELFSAKDEAFRMLLRLKQMLDSKDDKAKTMSLSQQEKIDELEAQLQEAEDIVKELREELSEVQAQLEKARSNPRQSDEQNLQGNTAARGSITSQLNSISNGTYDSLKDNYCVCNPDFASLVVRSKEPELYRNGCTQRIRAFESNLLDEKFSLSGLVDDGKNVTIIRGDDEHLRKTPKPNGDDTNGVEENPKELKVMQADGSHIQAPAFRSFQKKRKRAARFRRSKAPSCRYLDPHQLMEMRQVSDFSCSRTSASSLNSSVLTDNASKKSEDEIHKVTSSISIPKLPSDTTEMSTWSECANVTENDSGQKATTFVEESRLTGQECVSAESLAVLACKRDVEKDYPLHKSNTKVSNLDDGTTSQPENNKFLKYTFCRKRKKGTLNNPESKSLLHNDTLERKTVEEQNGSLEPQKSSLLLKSSRDSRRLAQVARQLISLSEKKWWQ